One window from the genome of Methyloradius palustris encodes:
- a CDS encoding DUF2271 domain-containing protein — MRNWVPVLLPSLIAGLFAHQGMAADLNIKVNIPQINASEYHRPYVAVWIERVDQSVAQNLALWYSQKSGPEGSGTKWLADLRQWWRKGGRDAQLPLDGISGATRPVGEYSLSFNDGKALAALPKGEYRLVVEAAREKGGHELVRIPFNWPATKADTQKVDGQQELGAISLDIKP; from the coding sequence ATGCGTAATTGGGTTCCTGTATTACTACCATCATTGATTGCTGGGTTGTTTGCCCATCAGGGCATGGCGGCAGACCTTAATATTAAAGTCAATATTCCACAGATCAATGCATCTGAATATCATCGCCCTTATGTGGCGGTATGGATTGAGCGTGTTGATCAGAGTGTGGCGCAAAATTTGGCGCTCTGGTATAGCCAGAAATCTGGGCCTGAAGGCTCTGGCACCAAGTGGCTGGCAGACTTGCGCCAATGGTGGCGTAAAGGTGGTCGAGATGCACAATTGCCTTTGGATGGTATCTCTGGCGCAACGCGCCCTGTTGGCGAATATAGCCTGAGCTTTAACGATGGCAAAGCGCTTGCTGCGCTGCCTAAGGGAGAGTATCGCCTAGTGGTGGAGGCTGCGCGCGAAAAAGGCGGCCATGAACTGGTGCGCATTCCTTTCAATTGGCCAGCTACAAAAGCCGATACACAAAAAGTTGATGGTCAGCAGGAACTCGGCGCCATTAGTTTAGACATCAAGCCTTGA
- a CDS encoding sulfite reductase subunit alpha: protein MNRQLLALLIVVSYFVLTIWFIRRRRLALASSTPEITNENSATLQTADTLVAFASQTGNAQQLASLTAEILAAAGLRLQVKALDQVSSSELANYRRALFIVSTTGEGDSPDNATDFVLKTMSGDANLQSLEYGLLALGDRRYTYFCGFGHTLDHWLQQSHALPLFDMVEVDNGDAGALRHWQSQLSLLADTIEAADWSAPAYQSWRLIERHLLNPGSVGGPVYHLKLEALEVHEGWQAGDIVEVGPRNSERSVAALLNALGLKHDAPANESGTPWGEWLAERFLPHSAAEIEALKQLPTSELSSSLKLLSHREYSIASLPAEGLELVVRQVRNTNGELGHGSGWLTEYASIGDKIALRVRPSPMFHPPAEPIPLILIGNGTGIAGLRAHLKASIAAGQRRHWLIFGERNAAYDAYFSDELQALQEEGVLTRLDIAYSRDQAIPIYVQDLIQQAADELRVWLDDGAAIFICGSAKGMAPEVHRVLLDIVGDHILANLTNTGRYRRDIY, encoded by the coding sequence TTGAACCGACAACTCCTTGCATTGTTAATCGTTGTTAGCTATTTCGTGCTGACGATATGGTTTATTCGCCGCCGCCGTCTTGCGCTGGCATCTAGCACACCTGAGATAACCAATGAAAACTCGGCCACATTGCAAACAGCGGATACGCTGGTGGCTTTTGCCAGCCAGACTGGAAATGCACAGCAACTGGCATCGCTAACCGCTGAAATCTTGGCTGCTGCTGGTTTACGCTTACAGGTTAAGGCGCTGGATCAAGTATCTTCATCTGAATTAGCTAATTATCGCCGCGCGCTTTTTATTGTCAGTACGACTGGCGAAGGTGACTCGCCTGATAATGCAACAGACTTTGTGTTAAAGACGATGTCTGGGGACGCCAATCTACAGTCCCTTGAATATGGTTTGCTGGCATTAGGCGATCGGCGCTATACCTATTTTTGCGGCTTTGGGCATACGCTTGATCATTGGCTACAGCAAAGTCATGCCTTGCCTCTGTTCGATATGGTGGAAGTGGATAATGGCGATGCAGGGGCATTACGTCACTGGCAATCGCAGCTCAGCCTGCTTGCGGACACGATAGAAGCTGCTGATTGGAGTGCTCCTGCCTATCAATCCTGGCGTTTGATAGAACGTCATCTTCTTAATCCAGGCAGCGTGGGAGGGCCTGTTTATCATCTCAAGCTTGAAGCTTTGGAAGTTCATGAGGGATGGCAAGCGGGAGATATTGTTGAAGTTGGTCCGCGCAATTCTGAGCGATCAGTTGCAGCATTGCTGAATGCCCTGGGCCTAAAACACGATGCCCCGGCTAATGAGTCTGGAACGCCCTGGGGCGAATGGTTGGCTGAACGTTTTCTACCGCACAGCGCTGCTGAAATTGAAGCTTTAAAACAGCTCCCTACGTCTGAACTCTCCTCGAGCCTGAAGCTATTATCTCACCGCGAATATTCTATTGCCTCCTTGCCCGCCGAAGGGCTTGAGCTTGTTGTGCGTCAGGTACGTAATACCAACGGTGAACTTGGACACGGTTCAGGGTGGTTAACTGAATATGCCAGCATAGGCGATAAAATCGCGCTTAGAGTGCGACCAAGCCCGATGTTTCATCCGCCTGCCGAGCCGATACCGCTGATTCTGATTGGCAACGGCACGGGTATCGCAGGGCTACGAGCACATCTAAAAGCCAGTATTGCCGCAGGTCAGCGTCGTCACTGGTTGATTTTCGGGGAGCGCAATGCAGCTTACGATGCCTATTTCAGCGATGAACTCCAGGCATTGCAAGAAGAGGGTGTGCTGACGAGACTTGATATTGCTTATTCCCGTGATCAGGCGATACCGATCTATGTGCAGGATTTAATACAACAGGCAGCGGATGAATTAAGAGTATGGCTTGATGATGGTGCGGCTATCTTTATCTGCGGTAGCGCAAAAGGCATGGCGCCTGAAGTGCACCGTGTGCTTTTGGATATTGTTGGGGATCATATTTTAGCAAACTTAACTAATACTGGCAGATATAGACGGGATATATATTAG
- a CDS encoding Fe2+-dependent dioxygenase, with product MLISIPNVLSKAQVAECRQLMDVAEWVDGNVTSGHQSALAKNNMQLPESSPVARQIGDLIQDALGQNLLFISAALPLKVFPPLFNRYLGGQGFGKHVDNAIRHLRGTNFRIRSDLSATLFLSEPDDYDGGELTIEDVYGEQKVKLPAGHMVLYPSTSLHHVTPVTRGARVCSFFWLQSMVRDDGQRTLLYQLDRSIQQLGIDRGHQDAEVISLTGVYHNLLRRWADS from the coding sequence ATGTTGATCTCAATTCCAAATGTGCTTAGTAAAGCTCAGGTAGCGGAATGCCGCCAGTTGATGGATGTTGCAGAATGGGTAGATGGAAATGTTACTTCTGGGCACCAGTCCGCACTTGCCAAAAATAATATGCAGTTGCCAGAAAGCTCACCAGTAGCGCGCCAGATTGGTGACCTGATTCAGGATGCATTGGGTCAAAATCTCTTATTTATTTCAGCAGCTTTGCCACTCAAGGTATTTCCACCTTTATTTAATCGTTATCTGGGCGGGCAGGGTTTTGGTAAGCACGTTGATAATGCGATACGGCATCTGCGGGGCACTAACTTTCGTATTCGTAGTGACCTTTCGGCTACCTTGTTTTTGTCAGAGCCGGATGATTATGACGGTGGTGAACTAACGATTGAAGATGTTTACGGTGAACAAAAGGTTAAGCTCCCAGCAGGCCATATGGTGCTTTACCCTTCTACCAGTTTGCATCATGTCACCCCAGTAACGCGTGGCGCACGTGTTTGTTCTTTTTTTTGGTTGCAGAGCATGGTTCGTGATGATGGACAAAGAACGTTGCTGTATCAGCTTGATCGCTCAATCCAGCAGTTAGGTATTGATCGTGGGCATCAGGATGCTGAAGTGATCAGTCTGACTGGGGTTTACCACAACTTATTGCGCCGCTGGGCGGATAGTTAA
- a CDS encoding ExbD/TolR family protein has protein sequence MIGSGNGFSAGKQQAPMAEINTTPLVDVMLVLLVIFIITAPLLTHAVKIDLPQASSQPLPEKPDVVSISIDQDGKTYWNDSPLVQGELTVRLKQAAKQEPQPELHIRADKDTRYQALAEIMADAQNAGIKKLGFVSQPNASGNSQ, from the coding sequence ATGATAGGGTCAGGTAATGGTTTTAGCGCGGGCAAACAGCAAGCGCCAATGGCGGAAATCAATACCACGCCATTAGTCGATGTCATGCTGGTGCTTTTAGTGATTTTTATTATCACGGCACCTTTGCTCACACATGCGGTAAAGATAGATTTGCCACAGGCAAGTAGCCAGCCTTTGCCTGAAAAGCCAGACGTGGTTTCAATCTCGATTGATCAAGATGGCAAGACTTACTGGAATGATTCGCCGCTGGTGCAAGGTGAATTAACAGTGCGCTTAAAACAGGCCGCTAAGCAAGAGCCTCAACCAGAGCTGCATATCCGTGCAGATAAAGACACGCGTTATCAGGCGCTGGCCGAAATCATGGCAGATGCACAAAATGCAGGCATTAAAAAACTAGGGTTTGTTAGCCAGCCTAACGCATCAGGCAATTCGCAATAA
- a CDS encoding energy transducer TonB, with protein sequence MPKLVSELPTFDIKALKPSAILSESQPQKFSWSSLVLVAVLHVSILMFVIHAQQKDKIDMPAAAPMMVSLLDAPQLQNEQPAQTPKVEIVKQKPVVEKRVIVPHTNVPSSVPLAQENINPIKQEIPVTESKPSTPQDQQVAESKSSESTEKSPQKEEVVEPPKFGVAYLNNPAPSYPPVSHRLSEQGQVMLRVLVSATGEATSVELEKSSQYERLDQAAITAVKKWRFVPAKKNNQALSAYVLVPVRFSIDK encoded by the coding sequence ATGCCAAAATTGGTAAGTGAATTACCTACTTTCGATATCAAAGCGCTAAAGCCAAGTGCAATTCTATCGGAAAGCCAACCACAGAAATTTTCATGGTCAAGCTTGGTGTTAGTTGCAGTTCTGCATGTGAGCATATTGATGTTTGTCATACACGCGCAGCAGAAAGATAAGATTGATATGCCTGCGGCAGCGCCCATGATGGTAAGCCTGCTTGATGCCCCACAACTGCAGAATGAGCAGCCTGCACAAACACCAAAAGTGGAGATAGTTAAGCAAAAGCCTGTGGTCGAGAAAAGGGTAATTGTTCCGCATACAAATGTGCCTTCCTCAGTGCCGTTAGCTCAAGAGAACATTAATCCAATCAAGCAAGAAATCCCCGTTACGGAAAGTAAGCCAAGCACCCCGCAAGATCAGCAGGTCGCCGAAAGTAAATCAAGTGAATCTACGGAAAAATCGCCCCAAAAAGAAGAGGTCGTAGAGCCCCCTAAATTTGGGGTTGCTTATCTAAATAACCCTGCACCCAGTTATCCACCAGTATCACATCGTCTGAGTGAGCAGGGGCAAGTGATGTTGCGGGTTCTGGTTAGCGCTACAGGTGAAGCCACTAGCGTTGAACTTGAAAAAAGTAGCCAATATGAACGCTTGGATCAAGCAGCGATTACAGCTGTAAAAAAATGGCGTTTTGTGCCAGCAAAAAAGAACAATCAGGCCTTGAGTGCTTATGTGCTGGTGCCCGTCAGATTCTCAATCGATAAGTAA
- a CDS encoding MotA/TolQ/ExbB proton channel family protein → MESGYQFNSLTFITDGGPVSMMVALLLVTMSVASWYLIIVKSYQAVTLRNNSNAFTKRFWDAPTLASALNQTAGTTPVSRLATQSIEAAEHHQKHAAKRLADACNQDEFVARAMRRNIADESAALESGLTVLASVGSVSPFIGLFGTVWGIYHALASISLSGQATLDKVAGPVGEALIMTAMGLAVAIPAVLAYNALVRSNRVLLGQLESFAHDLHTLLIMGTALTVAPNTSSGNQASKQSAAHLKEVNA, encoded by the coding sequence ATGGAAAGCGGCTATCAATTTAACTCACTGACATTTATTACGGACGGCGGCCCCGTTTCAATGATGGTTGCATTGCTATTGGTGACGATGTCAGTGGCAAGCTGGTATTTGATTATTGTAAAAAGCTACCAGGCTGTGACACTACGCAACAACTCTAACGCGTTCACCAAGAGATTTTGGGATGCACCTACTTTGGCATCTGCTTTAAACCAGACAGCAGGTACAACTCCTGTATCAAGGCTTGCCACTCAATCAATTGAGGCCGCAGAGCATCATCAGAAACATGCTGCAAAACGGCTGGCCGATGCTTGCAATCAGGATGAGTTTGTTGCCCGTGCCATGCGCCGTAATATTGCGGATGAAAGTGCAGCGCTTGAATCAGGCCTTACAGTATTGGCTTCTGTTGGTAGTGTGTCTCCATTTATTGGTTTATTTGGTACTGTGTGGGGTATTTACCATGCACTTGCCAGTATTAGTCTGAGCGGTCAGGCAACACTTGATAAAGTCGCTGGTCCAGTGGGTGAAGCATTGATTATGACTGCAATGGGTTTAGCGGTTGCTATTCCGGCAGTGCTTGCCTACAACGCGTTAGTGCGTAGCAATCGCGTGCTGCTGGGTCAGCTGGAAAGCTTTGCTCATGATTTACACACCTTACTTATTATGGGCACTGCACTTACTGTTGCGCCTAATACAAGCTCAGGAAATCAAGCAAGCAAGCAAAGCGCTGCACATCTTAAAGAGGTGAATGCATGA
- the hemP gene encoding hemin uptake protein HemP — MRIIIIFIKMINPLKTSTQQVKQLDAKQLDTELVNSSLAQSELDRTKRVVLNQKRQLSTQLLFADSKEVAIVHGEDEYLLRITKQGKLILTK, encoded by the coding sequence ATGAGAATTATTATCATCTTCATTAAGATGATAAATCCATTAAAAACTTCAACTCAACAAGTAAAGCAACTAGATGCAAAACAGCTAGATACAGAATTGGTCAACTCGTCTCTAGCACAATCTGAGTTAGACAGAACCAAGAGGGTTGTTTTAAATCAAAAGCGCCAACTCAGTACCCAATTGTTATTCGCGGACAGTAAAGAAGTCGCCATCGTGCATGGCGAGGATGAGTATTTATTAAGAATCACCAAGCAGGGCAAGCTCATACTAACCAAATAA
- a CDS encoding PepSY-associated TM helix domain-containing protein, translated as MQNPSTQQKRAFWLRQLYLWHWISSAMCLVGMLLFAMTGLTLNNADHIEAKPIVSKQTVILPPALLADLRVEASNNKAPLPLSVGDWIATEMNVYVAGKPAEWSADEIYLSLPRPGGDAWLSIDTQSGELNYELTKRGWISYLNDLHKGRNTGAAWSWFLDVFSVAALVFSLTGLCLLYMHSANRPSTWPLVGLGVVIPLVLAILFIH; from the coding sequence ATGCAAAATCCTTCTACTCAGCAAAAGCGCGCATTCTGGCTGCGCCAACTATATTTATGGCATTGGATAAGTTCTGCTATGTGTCTGGTTGGAATGCTGTTATTCGCGATGACTGGATTAACACTTAATAATGCAGATCATATTGAAGCCAAGCCAATAGTCAGTAAGCAGACCGTGATTTTACCGCCTGCTCTTTTAGCGGATTTGCGAGTAGAGGCCAGCAACAATAAAGCACCATTGCCGCTATCGGTTGGTGATTGGATAGCCACTGAAATGAATGTGTATGTTGCTGGCAAACCCGCCGAATGGTCAGCGGACGAGATTTACCTTTCATTGCCGCGCCCAGGTGGTGATGCCTGGCTGAGCATAGACACCCAAAGTGGCGAGCTGAATTATGAGTTGACTAAACGGGGATGGATTTCCTATTTGAATGATTTACACAAAGGCCGCAATACAGGCGCTGCCTGGAGTTGGTTCCTGGATGTGTTTTCGGTAGCCGCACTGGTATTCAGTCTTACGGGTTTATGCCTGCTTTACATGCATTCTGCTAACAGGCCTTCAACATGGCCGCTGGTTGGATTGGGTGTAGTGATACCGCTGGTGCTGGCCATATTATTTATTCACTAA
- a CDS encoding tetratricopeptide repeat protein codes for MAITHISPYQLQNTSPEELSRHLAGDPAEAALWIKAAAEQGMPDAQALLGQILLDGRGISLDMVLARYWFAKAADQGHPMGLNMLGRCHELGWGGGIDFALAALHFKQSAELGLDWGMYNYANLLLHGNGVEKDEALALEWYCKAAALGNAKSLNVVGRFYEEGWLVSADRAIAADYYRQAAEGDDFRGQYNYALLLAEQGLMKDAIYWMEHALAAAHLKFTRVMAENLLTFPNPEFHRIGMLAHEKCCELGSANDYYNYALVLQKDKRKAANTILAETWLMRAAAQGHDKAKRHLKASRS; via the coding sequence ATGGCTATCACTCACATTTCTCCATATCAGCTCCAGAATACCAGCCCTGAAGAGCTATCCAGACATCTGGCAGGCGACCCCGCAGAGGCTGCGCTATGGATTAAAGCTGCCGCCGAACAAGGCATGCCAGATGCACAAGCGTTGCTAGGCCAAATATTGCTGGACGGCAGAGGAATAAGCTTGGACATGGTATTGGCACGTTACTGGTTTGCCAAAGCCGCAGATCAGGGACACCCCATGGGCCTGAATATGCTGGGGCGGTGTCATGAATTAGGATGGGGCGGTGGCATCGATTTTGCATTGGCCGCACTTCACTTCAAGCAATCAGCCGAGCTCGGCCTAGATTGGGGAATGTACAACTATGCCAATCTACTGCTACACGGCAATGGAGTAGAAAAGGATGAAGCATTAGCACTGGAGTGGTATTGCAAAGCAGCCGCACTAGGTAATGCAAAATCACTGAACGTAGTCGGCAGGTTTTATGAAGAAGGCTGGCTGGTCAGCGCAGACCGCGCTATCGCCGCGGATTATTATCGACAAGCCGCAGAGGGTGATGATTTTCGTGGACAATACAATTACGCATTACTACTGGCCGAACAAGGCTTAATGAAAGATGCCATATATTGGATGGAACACGCACTAGCCGCTGCTCATCTCAAGTTCACACGTGTCATGGCCGAAAACCTGCTTACATTTCCTAACCCCGAGTTTCATCGCATTGGCATGCTGGCCCATGAAAAATGCTGTGAACTGGGCAGTGCCAACGATTACTACAACTATGCATTAGTACTGCAAAAAGATAAAAGAAAAGCAGCCAATACGATTCTTGCTGAGACATGGCTAATGCGAGCTGCTGCGCAAGGCCATGACAAAGCCAAACGGCATCTAAAAGCTAGTCGCAGCTAA
- a CDS encoding TonB-dependent receptor: MKKSQQKYNGKLNPVATAVALVFTGTGSAYAAPEEATTLPEVKVSAPEVKNAPETEYKTEKASSSKFTAPLIDTPKSITVIPQSVIQDSGSVTLEDALRTVPGITFGSAEGGGSIGDRPFIRGFDSQASMYVDGIRDVGGQSREIFAIESVEVLKGPSGAFDGRGSAGGSINLVSKLPKAENFVSGSVGLGTDKYRRATGDVNYMLSDDVAVRVNVMAHSADTPGRDEVDVSRWGFAPSITLGMNSPTSATLSYYHLQTDDMPDYGIPYTFVGRSKATPSQPANVDMDNFYGLTNRDFRKTQSDIGTATIKHAFSETTVLKNTTRYGVSTNDYIVTVADDSAGNVANGNVYRSAKSRNSKTDTLANVTDLSIKFDAWKVKHSANIGLELSHEETKNDPYQIIQNGLGFSATGGNLRTCSAGGGVGAALQSNYDCTSLYTPNPNDPWSGTIEASRVHTTSTATTRSAYAFDSMELSKKWILNLGIRYDSYSTESDVPSYQRRVPTGNGLGANAIGATVPELYLQNDSAFFNYQAGVVYKLKPNASVYASFGTSSTPSGTTLGTGSDNLSGGVATNANLDPERSKNYEIGTKWDVLEGLALTAATFYTEKTNARATLADGTTALVGNQELKGLELGFAGRITDKWQAFGGYTYLDGKLVDNGSGVFNNAPSAGLTNNVPNSVNNGNQFPNTPKNSVSLWNTYAVMPNLTVGGGAYYVDKQFGNAANSVVIPSYVRIDAMANYKIDKNLSLQLNVQNLTDERYFNAAYTSHYAQVAAGRLAFLTLNFKY, encoded by the coding sequence ATGAAAAAATCGCAACAAAAATACAACGGAAAATTAAATCCAGTAGCAACCGCAGTTGCGCTTGTTTTTACCGGCACAGGGTCTGCATATGCTGCTCCAGAGGAGGCGACTACTTTGCCTGAAGTCAAAGTGTCAGCCCCAGAGGTTAAGAATGCACCTGAAACTGAATATAAGACTGAAAAAGCGTCTTCATCTAAATTCACTGCGCCGCTGATAGATACACCTAAATCCATTACTGTCATTCCACAAAGCGTTATTCAGGATAGTGGTTCTGTAACTCTGGAAGATGCACTGCGCACAGTGCCAGGTATCACGTTTGGCTCAGCTGAAGGTGGTGGCTCTATTGGTGACCGACCATTCATTCGTGGTTTCGACTCTCAGGCTTCAATGTATGTAGATGGTATTCGTGATGTGGGCGGCCAGAGCCGTGAAATTTTCGCTATCGAAAGTGTTGAAGTGCTCAAGGGTCCAAGTGGCGCTTTTGATGGTCGTGGTTCTGCTGGCGGCAGTATCAACTTGGTCAGCAAACTGCCTAAAGCAGAAAACTTTGTGTCAGGTAGTGTTGGTCTGGGTACCGACAAATATCGCCGTGCCACTGGTGATGTTAATTACATGCTGAGCGATGATGTAGCCGTTCGTGTCAATGTAATGGCACATTCTGCCGATACTCCAGGTCGTGATGAGGTTGATGTAAGTCGCTGGGGCTTTGCGCCATCCATTACCTTGGGTATGAATTCACCAACCAGCGCTACTTTAAGCTATTACCACCTGCAGACGGATGACATGCCTGACTATGGCATTCCCTACACGTTTGTAGGCAGAAGTAAAGCCACTCCTAGCCAGCCAGCGAATGTCGATATGGATAATTTTTATGGTTTAACTAACCGTGATTTCCGTAAGACACAGTCTGATATTGGTACAGCTACTATCAAACATGCATTTAGTGAAACCACTGTTCTAAAGAACACCACACGTTATGGTGTTTCAACAAATGATTATATTGTTACAGTGGCTGACGATAGTGCTGGCAACGTAGCTAATGGCAATGTTTATCGTTCAGCAAAATCCCGAAATTCAAAGACGGACACCCTTGCTAACGTCACTGATTTAAGTATCAAGTTTGATGCTTGGAAGGTAAAGCATAGTGCAAATATAGGCTTGGAATTAAGCCATGAAGAAACCAAAAATGATCCTTATCAGATCATCCAAAATGGTTTGGGCTTCAGCGCTACGGGGGGTAACCTACGTACTTGTAGCGCGGGTGGCGGCGTAGGAGCAGCATTACAAAGTAATTACGACTGTACAAGTCTATATACCCCCAATCCCAATGATCCTTGGAGCGGTACCATTGAAGCAAGTCGTGTGCACACAACTTCAACCGCAACGACCAGGTCAGCTTATGCTTTTGACTCTATGGAATTATCCAAGAAGTGGATACTTAACTTAGGCATACGCTATGACAGCTACTCTACTGAGTCAGATGTTCCTTCTTATCAACGTAGAGTGCCAACTGGCAATGGCCTTGGGGCTAATGCAATCGGTGCAACGGTGCCTGAGCTTTATTTGCAAAATGACAGCGCTTTCTTCAACTATCAGGCTGGTGTAGTTTATAAGTTGAAGCCTAATGCGAGTGTGTATGCTTCATTTGGCACTTCATCTACGCCATCAGGTACTACGCTTGGTACTGGTTCGGATAACCTTTCTGGAGGGGTTGCAACAAATGCCAATCTGGATCCAGAACGTTCAAAGAATTATGAAATCGGTACCAAGTGGGACGTTCTTGAAGGTCTTGCTTTAACCGCTGCGACTTTCTATACAGAAAAGACCAATGCAAGAGCGACACTTGCGGACGGCACGACGGCGCTGGTTGGGAATCAGGAATTAAAAGGCTTGGAACTCGGTTTCGCAGGACGGATTACCGATAAGTGGCAGGCGTTTGGTGGTTATACATATCTGGATGGCAAGCTTGTAGATAATGGCTCTGGTGTCTTTAACAATGCACCGAGCGCTGGTCTTACAAACAATGTGCCAAATAGCGTTAATAATGGTAACCAGTTTCCTAACACCCCTAAAAATAGTGTAAGTCTCTGGAATACCTATGCGGTGATGCCCAACTTAACAGTAGGTGGTGGTGCATATTATGTGGATAAGCAATTCGGCAATGCAGCTAACTCGGTGGTCATCCCTTCATATGTTCGAATCGATGCAATGGCAAATTATAAAATCGATAAGAATCTAAGTTTGCAACTTAATGTGCAGAACCTGACTGATGAGCGTTATTTCAATGCTGCATACACATCGCACTATGCTCAAGTAGCAGCAGGCCGTTTAGCTTTCCTGACTTTGAATTTTAAATATTAA
- a CDS encoding DUF4198 domain-containing protein, which produces MISRINHALLSIGLASAMLITLPAQAHSVWLLPSSTVLSSPQFITFDAAVSNDIFYFNHRPLAVDTLVITAPDGSHLDPANVGKGELRTTFDLKLEQSGTYMLDILRSGLRANWKVGGQPKRFMGNAEAFAREVPANADDLQVGESIMHVMTFVTMGAPTAVKSSGIGLEILPITHPNDLVMGEPAEFQVLVDGKATADVDIEVVSGQSRYRNALGETRYKSDKQGKVKVNWSQPGMYYLDAELKDKNVSFKQAKERSLSYSVTLEVMPQ; this is translated from the coding sequence ATGATTTCACGTATTAACCATGCTTTGTTATCCATAGGTTTGGCTTCGGCCATGCTTATTACATTACCTGCACAGGCGCATAGCGTCTGGTTGCTGCCTTCAAGCACTGTGCTTTCGTCACCGCAATTCATTACATTTGACGCTGCTGTTTCCAATGATATTTTTTACTTTAACCATCGCCCCTTGGCAGTCGATACCTTGGTGATTACCGCGCCTGACGGCAGCCATCTAGATCCAGCCAATGTGGGGAAAGGTGAACTGCGCACAACGTTTGACCTGAAATTGGAACAAAGCGGTACTTATATGTTGGATATCTTGCGTAGCGGCCTGCGTGCTAACTGGAAGGTTGGCGGGCAGCCTAAGCGCTTCATGGGTAATGCGGAGGCATTTGCACGTGAAGTGCCCGCGAATGCCGATGATTTGCAAGTGGGTGAATCAATCATGCATGTCATGACGTTTGTGACCATGGGTGCGCCGACAGCGGTAAAGTCTAGCGGTATTGGTCTTGAAATACTGCCAATTACGCACCCAAATGATCTTGTGATGGGCGAGCCAGCAGAGTTTCAGGTGTTGGTTGATGGTAAGGCAACGGCTGATGTTGATATTGAAGTGGTCAGTGGACAAAGCCGTTACCGTAATGCATTAGGTGAAACACGTTACAAGTCTGACAAGCAAGGTAAGGTTAAAGTGAATTGGTCACAACCTGGTATGTATTACCTGGATGCCGAGCTCAAGGATAAAAATGTGAGCTTCAAGCAAGCCAAGGAACGCAGCCTTTCTTACAGCGTGACGCTTGAAGTAATGCCGCAGTAG
- a CDS encoding FAD:protein FMN transferase → MDRRILIPPQLAGLPARLPVGKLLEVTGNAMGTSWAVKWVDEGSVNPQKVTTLVAHAIEAVVTEMSTWQADSCISRFNSGLAGSSHHLPAHFSHVLECALEIASDTDGAFDPTIGPLVNLWGFGPDAVRANLPPQALIFAAKALCGWHRLELKDNKIKQPGGFYLDFSGIAKGYSVDLIAADLRDAGVNNFLVEVGGELSGFGIKPDGQPWWVALENPMSSLDGVQTIAALHGLAIATSGDYRRYFDYEGTRYSHTIDPRTGSPVLASCVVTVLHSSCMRADAIATALMVMGVSAGLDYAARRGIAVLFTQLEVTQLEDAKPVQYASPALLAMAEGAA, encoded by the coding sequence TTGGATCGCCGTATTCTTATACCGCCACAATTGGCGGGGCTACCTGCGCGTCTGCCAGTGGGAAAGCTGCTGGAAGTGACAGGCAATGCCATGGGCACCAGTTGGGCGGTGAAATGGGTTGATGAAGGCAGCGTTAACCCTCAGAAAGTGACTACATTGGTAGCTCATGCGATTGAGGCTGTAGTCACTGAAATGAGCACTTGGCAGGCTGATTCATGCATCAGCCGTTTTAATAGCGGATTGGCTGGCAGTTCGCATCACTTGCCAGCCCATTTCTCCCACGTGCTTGAATGCGCACTTGAAATAGCTTCAGATACTGATGGCGCATTCGACCCAACGATAGGTCCCTTGGTCAATCTCTGGGGTTTTGGGCCTGACGCAGTTAGAGCTAACTTGCCTCCACAGGCGCTTATTTTTGCGGCCAAGGCTTTATGTGGCTGGCACCGACTTGAATTAAAAGACAACAAGATCAAGCAGCCTGGTGGCTTCTACCTGGATTTTTCGGGGATAGCCAAAGGCTATAGCGTTGATTTGATTGCGGCTGACTTGCGTGACGCAGGCGTAAATAATTTTCTGGTAGAGGTGGGTGGTGAATTGTCTGGTTTTGGTATCAAACCAGACGGGCAGCCTTGGTGGGTTGCACTGGAAAATCCCATGTCGTCACTAGATGGTGTACAGACTATTGCCGCACTTCATGGTTTGGCGATAGCGACCTCTGGTGATTACCGTCGATATTTCGATTACGAAGGTACTCGCTATTCGCATACCATAGACCCGCGCACTGGCTCGCCTGTGCTTGCATCTTGCGTGGTAACCGTGTTGCACAGTTCCTGTATGCGCGCCGATGCAATAGCGACAGCGCTCATGGTGATGGGTGTTAGTGCAGGGCTTGATTATGCCGCGCGCCGTGGCATTGCCGTACTATTCACTCAACTTGAGGTCACGCAACTTGAGGATGCTAAGCCCGTGCAATATGCCTCTCCCGCTTTGTTAGCAATGGCAGAGGGGGCAGCTTGA